From a single Lactococcus carnosus genomic region:
- a CDS encoding LacI family DNA-binding transcriptional regulator — translation MAKISDVAEKTGYSITTISRAINDHPYVSDKAKKKIFDVMRELDYYPNNVAQQLRGKGTKLIGVIISFVTNPFFTYLVDAIEKVAYQAGYQIVVLQTLEEADREQKFIEMLKKRQLDGLIMTSLDNDSPEVLKLIESGKIVVCNRYLGDKAIPLIQIDEKKATYEATYYLLAKGYRKIAYVSANKPSRIHVDPRFAGYHEALTAFNIDLNWDYVLLRRASIGDGRSTLTDILAMGDDKPDAVLVISDEVASGILSQCHLLNIKVPETLAIIGFDDQPIAEVLYPGLTTIRQPIQELGEYVATVMIAHIEHKALPEKPELKTKLIIRGTA, via the coding sequence ATGGCGAAAATAAGTGATGTAGCAGAAAAAACAGGGTACTCTATCACTACGATTTCCAGAGCGATTAATGATCATCCCTATGTATCTGATAAAGCAAAAAAGAAAATTTTTGACGTGATGAGAGAGTTGGACTACTATCCTAATAATGTGGCACAACAGTTGAGAGGAAAAGGCACAAAGCTCATTGGTGTCATTATCTCTTTTGTGACCAATCCTTTTTTTACTTATTTGGTAGATGCGATTGAGAAAGTAGCCTATCAAGCTGGCTATCAAATTGTTGTTTTGCAGACTTTAGAAGAAGCAGATCGGGAACAAAAATTTATTGAAATGCTAAAAAAACGACAACTAGATGGCTTGATCATGACCAGTCTTGATAACGATAGTCCAGAAGTATTAAAGTTGATTGAGAGTGGTAAAATCGTTGTTTGTAATCGTTATCTTGGTGATAAAGCGATTCCGCTTATCCAAATTGATGAAAAAAAGGCAACTTATGAAGCGACCTACTATTTACTGGCTAAAGGCTATCGGAAAATAGCTTATGTATCTGCTAATAAACCAAGCAGAATACATGTTGATCCTAGATTTGCAGGCTATCATGAAGCGCTAACGGCATTTAACATTGACCTTAATTGGGATTATGTCTTGTTACGTCGGGCATCAATAGGTGATGGTCGAAGTACCTTAACGGATATTTTAGCAATGGGTGACGATAAACCAGATGCGGTTTTAGTCATCAGTGACGAGGTTGCATCAGGGATTTTAAGTCAATGTCATCTTTTAAATATTAAAGTACCAGAAACACTTGCCATCATCGGCTTTGATGATCAACCCATTGCTGAAGTATTATATCCAGGTTTGACGACTATCCGCCAACCAATTCAGGAGCTGGGAGAGTATGTAGCGACAGTAATGATTGCACATATTGAACACAAGGCCTTACCAGAAAAACCAGAATTAAAAACAAAGTTGATCATTAGGGGCACCGCTTAA
- a CDS encoding carbohydrate ABC transporter permease, producing MSKLYRKWFFPFVLPAVAVFLIVVLVPFIIGIFYSFTGWRGSFFMGANGRTTNPFEAIVGLKNYLAAFKQESFRSAFFFSVKFTVLAVIAVNIVALAQALLVNAIGKAVGIFRATFFLPNLLGGLSLGFIWLFIFNNIFTKVLFGKDGVLPIKFLTYMTDKDPNKLMFAILIMAVWQMSGYMMVIYTTGLANISDDYYEAASIDGANAFQKFFKITVPMLVPSFTIVFFLVLSRCFMLLDQNIALTNNAPQGYRMLAAQVLKVTSDTNGNYGIAQAEAVIFFLVVAAISITQTVILKGKEVEMQ from the coding sequence ATGTCAAAATTATATAGAAAATGGTTCTTTCCATTTGTTTTGCCAGCTGTTGCCGTTTTCCTAATCGTCGTTTTGGTGCCATTTATCATCGGTATCTTCTATTCGTTTACTGGTTGGCGTGGCTCTTTTTTCATGGGAGCTAATGGGCGGACAACAAATCCTTTTGAAGCCATTGTTGGCTTGAAAAACTACCTGGCTGCATTTAAGCAAGAGTCATTCCGATCAGCCTTCTTTTTCTCAGTGAAATTCACTGTTCTAGCTGTTATTGCCGTCAATATTGTTGCCTTAGCACAAGCGCTGTTAGTCAATGCTATCGGAAAAGCTGTCGGCATCTTCCGCGCCACGTTTTTCCTACCTAACTTACTTGGTGGCTTATCACTCGGCTTTATCTGGCTTTTCATCTTTAACAATATCTTTACCAAAGTATTATTTGGCAAAGATGGCGTGTTACCCATTAAATTCTTGACTTACATGACAGATAAAGACCCCAATAAACTGATGTTTGCGATTTTGATCATGGCAGTCTGGCAAATGTCTGGCTACATGATGGTTATCTATACGACTGGATTAGCCAATATCTCAGATGATTATTATGAGGCGGCATCTATAGATGGTGCTAATGCCTTCCAAAAATTTTTCAAAATCACGGTTCCGATGTTGGTTCCAAGTTTTACAATTGTCTTCTTCCTAGTCTTATCTAGATGTTTTATGCTACTCGATCAGAATATTGCCTTGACAAATAATGCACCACAGGGCTACCGGATGTTAGCAGCACAAGTGTTAAAAGTAACAAGTGATACAAACGGCAACTACGGTATTGCCCAAGCTGAGGCAGTTATCTTCTTCCTTGTTGTGGCCGCAATTTCAATCACGCAAACTGTTATTTTGAAAGGTAAAGAGGTGGAGATGCAATGA
- a CDS encoding ABC transporter substrate-binding protein: MKRWQKLGLGLLTVAAITSLAACGNASSKSGVDDFLYVFNGKGEIADPLKKVVEEYGKENNIKVKTYTLSVGTTNGNEVQTTEFSSKTPPTIFSSGTLTNWGPDSGDYMQDINKLDNAKLKKLADEIPDAQRLTAKKGENFGLPYNIEGYGYQVDKTVLKDLFEGDTDALVADLKAEPNYEAWQGFVKAVDAYIKDGTVSTVTVNGHPYTLASEKKGLAKELNGVFVESGAEIWTYQNHWVSLPLNAVFKNVSEAYYAKGDEGIKDAKSALKSEIKGLDFEYSYMAGKNGPVKRGPDFIDSATGSYDASLANFVAHKGVFLKQGNWIYPNLLKINKQIIDTMDLVPIKWPVQDSDIKVKGRDAKQFNTTIPAFVPNYFIVNKQVSKKQQKIASDFLVWLYTSDRGKKFLKEEAGFIMYNDLKDTTSPNKLNNAIASYVAAGPTLGNPFDGTPGSFNDTIGDVLKKDYMTKANWTEKDYDNYVDKSVKTWVDFKEQSGK; this comes from the coding sequence ATGAAGAGATGGCAAAAATTAGGGTTGGGCTTGCTGACAGTTGCGGCTATAACGTCACTAGCGGCTTGCGGTAATGCAAGTTCTAAAAGTGGTGTAGATGATTTCTTATATGTTTTTAATGGCAAAGGAGAAATTGCAGATCCTTTGAAAAAAGTAGTTGAAGAATATGGCAAAGAAAATAATATTAAGGTCAAAACGTATACACTATCAGTCGGCACAACAAATGGCAACGAAGTACAGACAACTGAATTTAGCTCGAAAACACCACCAACCATTTTTTCATCTGGTACCTTAACAAACTGGGGACCTGACTCTGGTGATTACATGCAAGATATCAACAAACTTGATAACGCTAAACTTAAGAAACTAGCAGATGAAATTCCTGACGCGCAACGATTGACAGCTAAAAAAGGAGAGAACTTTGGCTTGCCTTATAATATCGAAGGCTATGGCTACCAAGTAGATAAAACTGTCTTGAAAGATCTATTTGAGGGTGATACAGATGCCCTGGTAGCAGACCTTAAAGCAGAACCGAATTATGAGGCGTGGCAAGGATTTGTCAAAGCAGTTGATGCTTACATCAAAGATGGCACTGTTTCAACGGTAACTGTTAATGGTCATCCTTATACACTTGCTTCAGAGAAAAAAGGATTAGCTAAAGAGCTAAATGGTGTGTTTGTTGAATCTGGAGCTGAAATTTGGACTTATCAAAACCACTGGGTGTCACTCCCACTAAATGCTGTCTTTAAAAATGTTTCTGAAGCTTACTATGCTAAAGGAGATGAAGGGATAAAAGATGCCAAATCAGCATTGAAATCTGAAATCAAAGGTCTTGACTTTGAATATTCTTATATGGCTGGTAAAAATGGCCCAGTCAAACGTGGCCCTGACTTCATTGATAGTGCAACAGGCAGCTATGATGCGTCACTTGCCAACTTTGTTGCTCACAAAGGGGTATTCCTTAAACAAGGTAACTGGATTTATCCAAACTTGTTAAAAATCAATAAACAAATTATTGACACAATGGATTTAGTCCCAATCAAATGGCCAGTACAAGACAGCGATATCAAAGTTAAAGGACGTGATGCCAAACAGTTTAATACAACGATTCCAGCATTCGTACCAAACTACTTTATCGTTAACAAGCAAGTCAGCAAGAAACAACAAAAAATTGCATCTGACTTCCTTGTATGGCTTTATACGTCTGATAGAGGTAAAAAATTCCTCAAAGAAGAAGCTGGATTCATCATGTACAATGATTTGAAAGATACGACTTCTCCAAACAAACTCAATAACGCAATTGCGTCTTACGTTGCAGCAGGACCAACACTTGGTAATCCATTTGATGGGACACCTGGCTCATTTAATGATACGATCGGTGATGTCTTGAAGAAAGATTACATGACCAAAGCGAACTGGACTGAAAAAGACTATGATAACTACGTTGATAAATCAGTTAAAACTTGGGTAGACTTTAAGGAGCAAAGTGGTAAATAA
- a CDS encoding AraC family transcriptional regulator, with protein sequence MSKYIELVEYDSPINLKMFENENTLASFPHFHKEVEIIYVTKGCVNIAYQNEIIGLSEKEIIIFPSGATHSFLSSPDSARYVYQFDLAIFDEKLLGISQSQLIALFETAQTCSKYWPNALAQTAADLLDTLFETTRSNSLAVAYLQLGYLMQLMGMFLEELPQGSSSKPMLNHSEVKYKEDLVLLNKIFGYIETHFQEDITLETISDLVGFSPYYFTRFFKKHIGQTFIQFLSDYRLDQARYILSQERLPMVDVADKAGFSSVKTFHHVFKKSQGISPLQYQKQLQAKR encoded by the coding sequence ATGAGTAAGTACATCGAGTTGGTTGAGTATGACAGTCCGATTAATTTGAAAATGTTTGAGAATGAAAACACCTTAGCAAGTTTTCCGCATTTTCATAAGGAAGTGGAAATTATCTATGTGACAAAAGGCTGTGTCAATATTGCCTATCAAAATGAGATTATCGGGTTATCAGAAAAAGAAATCATCATTTTTCCGAGTGGTGCAACGCATTCATTTCTGTCATCACCTGATAGTGCCCGTTATGTTTACCAGTTTGATTTGGCTATATTTGATGAGAAGCTATTAGGCATCAGCCAATCACAATTAATCGCCTTATTTGAAACAGCTCAAACGTGCAGCAAGTACTGGCCAAATGCACTAGCCCAAACTGCAGCAGACTTGCTGGATACCTTATTTGAGACAACACGATCCAACTCACTTGCGGTAGCTTACTTGCAGCTGGGTTATCTGATGCAACTCATGGGTATGTTTTTGGAGGAGTTGCCACAGGGTTCTTCTAGTAAGCCAATGCTCAATCATTCCGAAGTTAAATACAAGGAAGATTTGGTGCTTCTAAATAAAATATTTGGCTACATTGAAACCCACTTTCAAGAAGATATCACGCTTGAAACGATTAGTGACCTGGTCGGCTTTAGTCCCTACTATTTCACGCGTTTCTTCAAGAAACACATCGGTCAAACCTTTATTCAATTTCTAAGTGACTATCGGTTGGACCAAGCCAGGTATATTTTGAGTCAGGAAAGGTTGCCCATGGTAGACGTCGCTGATAAAGCAGGTTTTTCAAGTGTGAAAACCTTCCATCATGTCTTCAAAAAATCACAAGGTATCTCACCCTTACAATACCAAAAGCAACTACAGGCAAAAAGGTGA
- a CDS encoding carbohydrate ABC transporter permease — MNHSVETAGQKLGKVVMFLILLVMGLVTIFPIAFMFMNSFKSQAEIVDSPLALPKEITFKYISNAMTQINLVPSFILTVIITVLAVTFIVLLSSSAAWMMVRVKSKLAMIILLVFTASMLIPFQAVMYPLISMFESVGLKNVPGLIIMYGGFGLAMSTFLYHGFMKSVPVSLEEAAIIDGANVFQVYFKIVMPLVRPTTVTVIILNAMWVWNDYLLPFLVLGDSENKTLTLALYYAKMKDGPYSVPWDLMFPAVLITVIPVIILFIFLQKQIIKGMADGAVK; from the coding sequence ATGAACCATTCAGTAGAAACAGCAGGTCAAAAATTAGGCAAGGTTGTCATGTTTCTCATCCTGTTAGTGATGGGTTTAGTTACTATTTTTCCGATTGCCTTCATGTTCATGAATTCCTTCAAGTCACAAGCTGAAATCGTGGACTCCCCTTTGGCATTGCCCAAAGAGATTACCTTTAAGTACATCTCAAATGCCATGACGCAAATCAATTTGGTCCCATCATTTATTTTGACGGTGATAATCACAGTCCTAGCAGTGACCTTCATCGTCTTATTATCATCAAGTGCTGCATGGATGATGGTGCGTGTGAAGAGCAAACTTGCTATGATTATCCTCTTGGTTTTCACAGCATCCATGCTTATTCCATTTCAAGCAGTCATGTATCCCTTGATTTCGATGTTTGAAAGTGTGGGCTTGAAAAATGTGCCAGGTCTCATCATTATGTATGGTGGTTTTGGTCTGGCCATGTCAACCTTCCTTTATCATGGCTTTATGAAGAGTGTCCCAGTGTCCTTGGAAGAAGCTGCTATCATAGATGGTGCAAATGTCTTTCAAGTCTACTTTAAAATCGTCATGCCGCTCGTGAGACCGACTACGGTAACAGTCATTATTCTGAATGCCATGTGGGTTTGGAATGATTATCTCTTGCCTTTCCTAGTGTTAGGGGACTCTGAGAACAAAACCTTGACCTTAGCCTTGTATTACGCAAAAATGAAAGATGGCCCCTATTCAGTACCATGGGATCTCATGTTTCCAGCAGTCTTGATCACGGTGATTCCAGTAATCATCTTGTTCATCTTTTTGCAAAAACAAATTATCAAAGGCATGGCAGATGGTGCTGTTAAATAG